One stretch of Lysobacterales bacterium DNA includes these proteins:
- a CDS encoding ABC transporter ATP-binding protein, which yields MDALREDAIVEVNAAPVLIEVHGLTRRVALPGRELTILDDVSFRVRAGESMAIVGASGSGKSTLLALLAGLDVASSGDVRIAGTGLATLDEDARAKLRSERIGFVFQNFQLLPALTALENVMLPLELAGIDDAESPAQAILGRVGLGERLDHYPRQLSGGEQQRVAIARAFVTRPQILFADEPTGNLDTATGSVIAELLFELNQAEGTTLILVTHDERLAARCARQLRLDGGRLVSRA from the coding sequence ATGGATGCCCTGCGTGAGGATGCCATCGTCGAGGTGAACGCCGCACCCGTGCTGATCGAGGTGCATGGGCTGACCCGGCGCGTGGCCCTACCTGGCCGCGAGCTGACCATCCTCGACGACGTGTCGTTTCGCGTGCGCGCCGGCGAGTCGATGGCGATCGTCGGCGCGTCGGGCTCCGGCAAGTCCACCCTGCTCGCCCTGCTCGCCGGGCTCGATGTCGCCAGCAGCGGCGACGTGCGCATCGCCGGCACCGGCCTAGCCACGCTCGACGAGGACGCGCGCGCGAAGCTGCGCAGCGAGCGCATCGGCTTCGTGTTCCAGAACTTCCAGCTGCTGCCGGCGCTGACCGCACTCGAGAACGTGATGCTGCCGCTCGAACTCGCCGGCATCGACGATGCCGAGAGCCCGGCCCAAGCGATCCTCGGCCGCGTCGGCCTCGGCGAACGCCTCGACCACTATCCGCGCCAGCTCTCCGGCGGCGAGCAGCAGCGCGTCGCGATCGCGCGTGCCTTCGTGACGCGACCGCAGATCCTGTTCGCCGACGAACCGACCGGCAACCTCGACACCGCCACCGGCAGCGTGATCGCCGAACTGCTGTTCGAACTGAACCAGGCCGAGGGCACCACCCTGATCCTGGTGACCCATGACGAACGCCTGGCCGCGCGCTGCGCGCGCCAGTTGCGCCTGGACGGCGGCCGCCTGGTGAGCCGCGCATGA